A stretch of the Perca fluviatilis chromosome 17, GENO_Pfluv_1.0, whole genome shotgun sequence genome encodes the following:
- the cercam gene encoding procollagen galactosyltransferase 2, whose protein sequence is MLLHFLVLGALVFQAECYFSEEMYPEESKMQLPTVVFAIIARNSAHSLPYYLGALERLNYPKDRISVWAATDHNADNTTAILKEWLTVMQKFYHYVEWRPMDQPTSYAGELGPKHWPNTRYEYVMKLKQAALNFARKRWADYILYADTDNILTNPETLNLMIAENKSAVAPMLDSQGAYSNYWCGITPQGYYRRTAEYFPTRHRHRLGCFAVPMIHSTMLLDLRKEGMKKLAFFPPHKDYSWPYDDIIVFAFSCRAAEVQMYLCNKERYGYLNVPAKPHHTLEDDRLNFVHVHLESMIDGPPMHPSRYVHVFPKQRDLMGFDEIYLINLRRRPDRRDRMLFSLNELEIDVKVVDAVDGNALNSSDIKLLGVDLLPGYYDPFSGRTLTKGEVGCFLSHYFIWKEMVDLQMDKTLLFEDDVRFQANFKRRVLRLMEEVEQVELDWDIIYFGRKQVNPVKEEAVENVHNLVMADYSYWTLSYAISLQGAQKLLNAEPLSKMLPVDEFLPIMYDKHPNEDYKSHFPNRNLEAYSTRPLLVQPCHYAGDPQWVSDTETSTLWDDDAVRTDWRGSHKTLKGAAPAPDMLSASYRDEL, encoded by the exons ATGTTACTTCACTTTCTAGTTTTAGGGGCCTTGGTTTTCCAGGCTGAATGTTACTTTTCGGAGGAAATGTATCCGGAGGAGTCGAAGATGCAGCTTCCTACGGTGGTTTTCGCTATTATAGCCCGAAACAGTGCTCACTCCCTGCCCTACTACCTCGGAGCTCTGGAGAGACTCAACTACCCCAAAGATCGCATCTCTGTGTG GGCAGCCACGGATCACAATGCAGATAACACCACAGCCATACTGAAAGAGTGGCTTACTGTTATGCAGAAATTCTACCATTATGTTGAGTGGAGACCAATGGACCAGCCAAC GTCCTATGCAGGAGAGTTGGGTCCTAAGCATTGGCCCAACACCAGATATGAGTATGTGATGAAGCTGAAGCAGGCAGCACTCAACTTCGCCAGGAAACGTTGGGCCGATTACATCCTG tACGCCGACACAGACAATATCCTCACCAACCCAGAAACCCTCAACCTGATGATAGCAGAGAACAAGTCAGCTGTCGCTCCCATGCTCGACTCTCAGGGAGCATACTCCAACTACTGGTGCGGTATCACTCCACAG ggATATTATCGCCGAACAGCAGAGTATTTCCCAACGCGTCACCGTCACAGACTGGGCTGCTTCGCTGTGCCAATGATCCACTCCACCATGCTACTGGATTTAAGGAAGGAAGGCATGAAGAAACTGGCCTTCTTCCCTCCTCACAAGGACTACTCGTGGCCCTACGACGACATCATCGTGTTCGCCTTTTCCTGCCGAGCTGCAG AGGTACAGATGTACCTGTGTAACAAGGAGCGCTACGGCTACCTGAACGTCCCAGCCAAACCTCACCACACCTTGGAAGATGATCGCCTCAACTTCGTCCATGTCCATCTTGAGTCCATGA TCGATGGTCCTCCTATGCACCCCTCACGATATGTCCATGTTTTCCCCAAACAGAGAGATCTCATGGGCTTTGATGAG ATATATCTGATTAATCTGCGACGGCGTCCTGACCgtagagaccggatgttgttcTCTCTGAATGAGCTGGAGATTGACGTCAAGGTGGTGGACGCTGTGGATGGAAA tgcacTGAACAGCAGTGACATTAAGCTCCTGGGTGTGGACCTGTTGCCAGGCTATTATGACCCGTTCTCTGGCCGCACCCTGACCAAAGGAGAGGTGGGCTGCTTCCTCAGCCACTACTTTATCTGGAAGGAG ATGGTGGACTTGCAGATGGACAAGACGCTGCTGTTTGAAGACGACGTCCGTTTCCAGGCCAACTTCAAACGACGAGTCCTCCGActgatggaggaggtggagcaGGTGGAGCTCGACTGGGACATCAT ATACTTTGGCAGGAAGCAGGTGAATCCTGTAAAGGAGGAGGCGGTGGAGAACGTTCATAACTTGGTAATGGCCGACTACTCGTACTGGACTCTGTCCTACGCCATCTCCCTGCAGGGTGCCCAAAAACTGCTCAACGCTGAGCCACTGTCCAAGATGCTTCCTGTCGATGAATTCCTCCCCATCATGTATGACAAACATCCCAA tgAAGACTACAAGTCCCATTTCCCCAACAGAAACTTAGAAGCCTACAGTACACGCCCCCTTTTGGTCCAGCCCTGTCACTACGCTGGTGATCCCCAGTGGGTGAGCGACACGGAGACGTCGACTCTGTGGGACGATGACGCCGTACGCACCGATTGGAGGGGTTCCCACAAGACCCTGAAAGGGGCTGCGCCGGCACCCGACATGCTGTCAGCCTCCTACAGGGATGAACTTTAG